One Euphorbia lathyris chromosome 1, ddEupLath1.1, whole genome shotgun sequence DNA segment encodes these proteins:
- the LOC136229970 gene encoding histone deacetylase 6 produces the protein MGDAACGSSLSSTGTDAKKRRVTYFYEPTIGDYYYGQGHPMKPHRIRMAHNLIVHYSLHRRMEINRPFPAASTDIRKFHSDDYVEFLASVSPLSHLDPSYNRQLKRFNVGEDCPVFDGLFGFCQASAGGSIGAAVKLNRGDADIALNWAGGLHHAKKSEASGFCYVNDIVLGILELLKVHRRVLYVDIDVHHGDGVEEAFYTTDRVMTVSFHKFGDFFPGTGHIKDTGAGHGKHYALNIPLNDGMDDSSFRGLFRPIIQKVMEVYQPEAVVLQCGADSLTGDRLGCFNLSVKGHADCLRFLRSYNVPLMVLGGGGYTIRNVARCWCYETAIAVGVEPDNRLPYNEYYEYFGPDYTLHIEPSNMENLNSPKDMERIRTLLLEQLTKLPHTPSVPFQTTPPVTEAPEEPEEKMDRRPKQRIWNGEGYESDPDEEERPRVGSFNRNYSAAVKVEMRDDIDEMDQDKKEKKNP, from the exons ATGGGCGACGCCGCCTGTGGCTCCTCCCTCTCTTCCACCGGCACCGATGCCAAGAAGCGCCGCGTTACATACTTCTACGAACCGACGATTGGCGACTACTACTATGGCCAGGGACACCCGATGAAGCCCCATCGAATCCGTATGGCTCACAATTTGATCGTTCATTACTCCCTCCACCGTCGTATGGAGATTAACCGCCCCTTTCCCGCTGCTTCCACTGACATCCGCAAGTTCCATTCCGACGACTATGTTGAGTTCCTCGCTTCCGTCTCTCCTCTGTCTCATTTGGACCCTTCATATAATCGACAGCTCAAAAGATTCAACGTTGGCGAGGATTGTCCTGTTTTCGATGGGCTGTTTGGCTTTTGTCAGGCCTCTGCTGGTGGTTCGATTGGGGCTGCTGTCAAGCTCAATCGCGGGGATGCTGATATTGCTCTCAATTGGGCTGGTGGATTGCACCATGCCAAGAAAAGTGAAGCATCAGGGTTTTGTTATGTTAATGATATTGTATTGGGGATTCTGGAGCTCCTCAAGGTTCACAGG CGTGTCTTGTATGTTGATATTGATGTTCACCATGGAGATGGAGTTGAGGAGGCATTCTATACTACTGACAGGGTAATGACAGTGTCTTTTCATAAATTTGGAGATTTCTTTCCTGGGACAGGGCACATAAAGGACACAGGTGCTGGACATGGAAAGCATTATGCGCTTAATATCCCATTAAATGATGGAATGGATGATTCAAGTTTCCGGGGTCTATTTCGGCCCATCATTCAAAAAGTTATGGAGGTTTATCAGCCTGAGGCAGTGGTACTCCAATGTGGAGCAGATTCATTAACAGGTGATAGGTTAGGGTGCTTTAACTTGTCTGTGAAGGGCCACGCAGATTGCCTACGTTTTCTTAGGTCTTACAATGTTCCTCTGATGGTCTTGGGTGGTGGTGGGTATACTATTCGGAATGTTGCCCGTTGCTGGTGCTATGAG ACAGCAATTGCAGTTGGGGTGGAACCTGATAATAGATTGCCTTACAATGAATATTATGAGTACTTTGGCCCAGATTACACACTTCATATCGAACCTTCCAACATGGAGAACCTAAACTCACCCAAAGATATGGAGAGGATAAG GACCTTACTACTGGAGCAACTCACTAAACTACCTCATACTCCCAGTGTACCTTTTCAGACAACACCGCCTGTAACTGAAGCTCCAGAAGAG CCTGAAGAAAAGATGGATCGAAGACCTAAACAACGCATTTGGAATGGTGAGGGTTATGAGTCTGATCCTGACGAGGAAGAGAGGCCCCGGGTTGGTAGTTTTAACAGAAATTATTCAGCTGCAGTAAAAGTTGAGATGAG GGATGATATAGATGAAATGGATCAagacaaaaaagaaaagaagaatccATGA